The genome window GTATTAATGTTCCTGAAAATTGATATTGTGTTTGCGGTAAATGATAGCTTGTTTTTCCATTTAACCACCATAAATAGCCATAAGCCAAATTAATATTTTGGGACGTAGTAGTAGCATTTATCATATAATTTGCTGGTACAATTTGAGTGTTTTCCCATTTCCCTTCATTTAAAGCAAGTAATCCAAATCGCGCCATGCTTCTAGTATTGCTGCTATAAACACTTAATCCTTGATAAGGTAGCCAAATACCTGTCATCCCAATTTTATCTCTTAATTTTGCATTAAAATAGGCAGACCAAGTTTGACCTGTTGATTGAGATATAACGTCTTGTAATTTTACATAAACATTATGGTAAGCCCATCGTGTTCCTGCATCTGCAATATATTGTAGATTTGCAGGAGAAACATCATCTCCTCTAGTGTCATCTAAACCAGAAGTCATGGTTAAAAGATGTTTGTTGGTAATCAAATTTTCTTTTGCTAATGGTGCACTCGTCCAACCAGTTCCTAAATAATCAGATACTTTGTTATTGATATTGATGTAGCCTTCTTGTTCTGCAATTCCTGAAA of Flavobacterium channae contains these proteins:
- a CDS encoding serine hydrolase domain-containing protein; the encoded protein is MKKIALLLFTVLFFGCNSEDENSNATENMYFPPIGSSTWETKTVSSLGWNESQVQPLLDYLEEKHTKGFIVLQNGRIVLENYFNGHSATAATYWASAGKTLTATVSGIAEQEGYININNKVSDYLGTGWTSAPLAKENLITNKHLLTMTSGLDDTRGDDVSPANLQYIADAGTRWAYHNVYVKLQDVISQSTGQTWSAYFNAKLRDKIGMTGIWLPYQGLSVYSSNTRSMARFGLLALNEGKWENTQIVPANYMINATTTSQNINLAYGYLWWLNGKTSYHLPQTQYQFSGTLIPSAPSEMYCALGKNDQKIYVIPSRKIVIVRMGDAADGTNFALSDFDETLWQKINAVIN